TTTCATAAACACTGCATTAATTTGACTTGTTCATCTCTcagatgtaaacaacacataGATTTTTGAGACTGTACAaagcatataaatatttatagttTTAAGACAGTTAATAATTGGTTGTCTCTAAAGCTGTTTCACAATACTACACATAGTTGACTTACAGAGGTTAGAAACCATTATGAGAATGATGAAAAATGCTTCATACCTGGCAGCAACATCTGTTGCTACGAGAATTTTGAAGACGTTTGACTTGAACTTTGCCAGGTTGGCAAAACGCTGTCTCtggaaaaagacaaaacacaaaaacttaaGCCAGAAATTAGGCACAAagtaaaaatctgttttatctAGGTAACACGTCCTTTACCTGCTTCATCATTGAGTGCAGAGTGATGGTTGGGAAATTGAATTCACGCAGCATCATTGTGAGTATCTGACAGTTCCTGTAATATTTATAAACttataaacacaacatcatCTTAAGCTTAACATTCTCTTGCACTGTAACTGAGGACTTACTTGCATGTGTTTGTGAATATTATGACAGACCAGTCAGCATGTTCATCCTGGAACTTCTGGATGAGATGGACCAGGTAAGCATCCTTGACCTTCTCAGGAGTGAGGATGTATCTCTGATCCAACTCTTCTACTGTTCGCACCCTGAAAGAGAGAAGAACCCTTTCTTAATATTTAAGTCACATCAATGCATCAACATAATATGTCTACTACCTGATCTGTGTCTAAACAGCTGTACGGTTTATTAGCATCAACACAACAACCTCACTCCTCCTTTTGGGtctctatacacacacacacacacacacacacacacacacacacacacacagtgacttACTCAGATGTGTGCTCCCAGAAGAAAGGTTTGTTCATGGCGATGCTCTGTAGCTGCTGCAGCGTGTCTGTAAGTGTGGCACTGAACAGCAGTGTCTGGCGTTTTGCAGGCACAACACTGAGAATGACCTCTAGGTCTTTAGTGAAATCTGTGCAGCCCTGCTCCAAAAGACGGTCGGCTTCATCCAGGATCTGCCAAAAAACATAGAATAATTGCTTTAAAACAGACATActtggatattttgaagacaaaACAATCGATATAAAATACTGAATTGGAATGTTTGAAAGTTCAGCATCATTACTAGAAACTGGATTTTGTTCAAGTTGATGGTGTCAGAGCTTCTGATGTGATCAGCAAGTCGTCCTGGTGTAGCAACAACAACATGAGGCATTCTCGACAGCTCTAAACCCTGGGTGACCatgtcttgaagaaaaaataacatactaaataaagcatttggatatacaagacatttataaaatattttgttacaaGGTCAGGATACTCTGAATACTGTCTTACCCATTCCACCCACAATGATACAGTCCTTCAAGCCCAGTGGCTTTCCTAATGCTCGGAACTGTTCTGCTATCTGGTAAGCAAGCTCCCTGGACAGACATGAAGAGATAATGACGTCACAGCTGACAAAACACCCATAAGGAAAgttaatatttttatgtaaacaagTAACGAAGTAAACCTAGTGGGGGTTAAGACCAAGCAGAAAACACCATAAGGGTCGTCAGACAACTTTTGCAGCACTGGGAGGACAAAAGCTGCCGTTTTCCCACTTCCAGTTTTTGCACAGCCCATGCAGTCCCGACCTGCGTGAAAAACACAACTCGGGTGACAAACTGATCACTCCTTTTTGTTTACTACAACCACCTAAAACACACGAAAGTACAACCACGACTTAATTGTGTGTTTATAACTTATTAATTACTGTGATCTTGATATTTCTGTCGCGTTTAAGGCTGTTATGACAAACAGATTTAGATATTTACCTTCCAGTATGGCTGGGATACATTTCTCCTGTACTGGCGTTGGACGATTTATGCCCATCTGCTTACACTGCTGGATCAACCAATCACACAGGCCGAGAGACTCAAACGTAGCCATTTTACCACCCTCAACAAATTATCCAAAACATTAATATTTTCTTCTATAAAAACGTAAGTTATTTGTGAGGAACGATCGCAATGTCCCTCGTGTGTGACTCGACTGGACGCGTAAATTATACGTCATGTGAAGCGGCGAGGACCACGCCCCTTACGGTGAACGGGGCTGCGCGTTTTCtgcgcaaaaaaatcaataagAGGATGTATTTACGCATTCTGGAAGGATTGCTCTGAACAGCTGAGTTGCATAGAaactaataataacaaacagCACACGTAGTTTATGTTGTGTAACGGTGTCATATTGGGTAGATGTAACGCGAAGTCGTGCGGGAGTGGCGTGTTCGTGAGCGCGCAGCGGTTGCGGGGTCGCGCTGGTCGGAGGGTGCGCGCAGGTGAGCTGAACTCTTAGCACCTGGATTGTGTCCTTCAGTGCAGGCCGTGCAATACTATTGGgggtaaaacaaaaacattgctCTCTTTAATTTGATTATTATCTTCATAAAGTATATGCATTTTAttcaaaagaaataaatatgcGATGTTTTGTTTACTGGTTATTAAcgtaatgtgttttgttttgttttatattttagccATACTGAGCATGGCTAGCGGTGATTTGAGTTTGTCCACATGATGACCTTCTTCATCCTGGCTGAGCATGGCGGAGTCGGATGGTGTGGAGTTAAATCGAGCTCAAAGCAGGTAGACAGACATGCATGCTGCAGCACCATATGTTGCATGTCTGAGAGGCTTTTCATAACGGTACAGACATAAGCCACTATAATGTATGGAGAGGAAACAGGTTGAATAACGGTTGTTTGCGTTCTGTGACCATacgaaaatgtttatttttacttaCCAGTGTTCGTTTGTGTCACTGTGTTGTTCTGCCGTTGTTATTGGCTGTGGTCGTATCCCACATAAACAATGTTTATGTATGTTGCACGGATCCCATTTCTAAAAAGTACAGATCTACTTTGAGGTAAATTATTCATAATATCTGCCAAATGAGTTTTGAGTCTAAAAAAGTCTACTCAGTAAAATAAGTTCAAGTTTGTATGCACCGTGTTCACAAACACCGGTTGAGTTTATGGGTTTTGGTCACAACAACTGTTTGGTGTTTGGCATTTGTGAGTCTAATGGGTTGTGTTTCCATTTGATGAATAATTGAAAACTAAGCAGCATTACAGAGATCATGGTGAGATCCTGCAAGAGTTTAGAAACTGAAAGAAGGTGGTGGAGTGTCTGGAGACAGCAGATGCATTAAGCAAAGTTCCATTGACCGTAAGTGAAAGACATAATAAGCGGAGAGTGGTGAAGGATAAAgttgtttctttctctttccaGCATGGCTGACAACAAGAATAGCGTGCTTCGTTGTACTTTCTCGGCCCCCAGCCACAGTAATACTCTCCTGAGGGGGTTGTCTGCATTGCGAGCTCAAGGTCAGTTGCTGGATGTGGTTCTGGCCATTGACAACGAGCGTTTTGAAGTTCACAAAGCTGTTTTGGCCTCCTGCAGTGACTACTTCAGGTGAGACATGACATGTGTGGTATAGAGTGACATTAAGCGAtacttcagccaagaaacaacatttccccatgttttactcaacattgtttgtttgctttggctTTAAATGGGGAGTACAGGGGTCTGTTCTGATGTCTTTTTTGTTGAAAAGTCGAGTGCTAGATTTCTGAGGAGCTTTTGAATAAAGCAAGGTTTGCAATGGCAGTGAAAACAAACTTTTTCCCATGTGCATATGAACTGCTTTTCTCTAACCTTGGAAATACTGTTCCAACTTTTTCAGACTTATTTTAACATCCATAACATCATTTAGATAGGatgaattatttatattatttttttaggcCTTGGACTTATGCTTAACCCTGGGAAAAAGAAAGTTTGAAAAGCAAGGCCTCAGCCTAaaatgcatataaacatttaaactgtggaaacgtttttaaaaccttgtgtaatgtttgtttgtgggaACCTTTTTCAATGTTTGCCATAAAAATGTATgcgattaattgtttttttaacctaAGGCATATTTATTCaagaagacaaatgtttttcttttacccAAATTATAGATTTGTCTTTTTAGtattttctttactttataaaaaaatgaatagcaTTGTTTTTCATAAAGGTGAGACCTGTTAAACTCTGTGGACCCCTCGAAGGGTCCAAAATCCTATCATTAACATCAACAGTGTCCATGGTTGACAAATAATttgtgacaaataaaataagttCATGTTTCAGGTATATGacaaatattaaccatatagaccagtgtttcccaaccctggtcctcggggcacaccttccagaatgttttagattaGGAGAGAATTAAAACATTCTAGAAGGTGTGCCcagaggaccagggttgggaaacactgatatagacggtttcagcggcagcaacatactgtaaacagatgttatgtggcccaaacttaacttccagtatgAAGGATTAAACAAATGATCAACTGTTGACTAgctttaattaaatttaatacaattaatatacagtacaataaaataataatgtaaattaatattaacatacattaaatataaaataaatccttatattataaccaaacatagaccagagttaacttcgggccagacgCGTGTGTCTAATGAAACCGTGTTTGAATAAGATCAAGTgttttgcatacatttttatgGCTGTATTGACTTGAAAGCCGAATACTAAACTGTCAAAAAAATGGTCCCAAGCGGTCACTGGAGCTGTACTCTTTTAAAAAGCACACCTTTGCACCTAAAGATATTATATTAGTACCTCAGAGGTACATATTAGGACCTTTAAAAGGGTACAGTTCCAATGACCGTTTGGGACCATTTCTTCTGACAATATACTGTGGGTCCAGTAACAAAAATATGTGGCTGAGTCACAAAAATATTAACACCATACAAGGGTTAAACCAACCCAAAggttggaataacatgagggtgagtaaaaaataacactgtatctttaggtgaactgttccttggAGTAAGAAGGTGTCAGATCTTTTGAGTAATACTCTTTCTGATCCACACAGAGCCATGTTCACTGGAGGAATGAAGGAGTCAAACCAGGACACCATTGAGCTAAAAGGTCTATCAGCCAGAGGACTGAAGCACATCATCGATTTTGCTTACAGTTCCGAGGTCACTTTGGACCTGGACTGCATCCAGGATGTTCTCGGAGCAGCTGTGTTCCTGCAGATGGTGCCTGTGGTGGATCTTTGCGAGGAGTTCCTAAAATCAGCCATGAGTGTGGAGACTTGTCTGAACATCGGCCAGATGGCCACCACATTCAGCCTCTCCTCCCTCAAAAAGTCTGTGGATGCATTTACATTCCGTCACTTCCTTCAAATCTCTCAGGAAGAAGACTTCCTACACATTCCGATGGAGCGGCTGGTGTTCTTCCTCCAGAGCAACAAGTTGAAGAACTGTAGCGAGATCGACTTGTTCCACGCTGCGATCCGCTGGCTGCAGCATGACGAGTCCAGGCGAGCCGCAGCCAGCGAAGTTCTCTGCCACGTGCGCTTCCCGTTAATGCGGTCGTCTGAACTAGTGGACAGCGTCCAGACGGTCAGCATCATGGTGGAGGACGTCCTGTGTCAACAGTTTCTTCTGAAAGCCTTCAATTATCAGATCCTTCCGTTCCGACAGCACGACATGCAGTCTGCCCGAACTTCCATCCGGTCCGACATCACGTCGCTTATCACTTTTGGCGGCACGCCGTACACCGACAACGACCGTTCTGTTAGCGGCAAAGTTTTTTATCTTCCTGACATCACGGCGCGACAGTTCAAAGAGCTTACTGAAATGGAGATGGGGTGCAGCCATGCGTGTGTGTCAGTTCTGGACAATTTTGTGTACGTGGTGGGCGGGCAGCATTTGCAGTACCGCAGCGGAGAAGGCGCAGTCGACTTATGCTTCCGCTACGACCCCCATCTGAACCAGTGGCTGCGGATCCAGCCCATGCAGGAGAGTCGCATTCAATTTCAGCTCAACGTGCTGCACGGGCTACTTTACGCCACAGGGGGGCGCAACCGAGCTGGCAGCATGTCTTCTGTCGAGTGCTACTGCCCCAGGAAAAACGAATGGATATATGTGGATTCCCTAAAGAGGAGAATCTGGGGTCATGCCGGCGCTACGTGCGGGGGTAAACTTTACGTCTCCGGTGGTTACGGAGTGTCCGTCGAGGATAAGAAGACGTTGCATTGTTATGATCCAGCGTCTGATCAGTGGGAATTCAAGTGCCCCATGAATGAGCCGCGAGTCCTGCACGCAATGATCAGCGTGAATAACCGCATTTATGCCTTGGGGGGCAGAATGGACCATGTTGACCGCTGCTTTGACGTTCTCGCTGTAGAGTATTATGTTCCAGAGACCGATCAATGGACAACGGTCAGCCCGATGCGTGCCGGTCAGTCAGAGGCTGGCTGCTGCTTGCTGGATAAAAAGATCTATATTGTTGGCGGATACAACTGGCATCTCAATAACGTCACTAGTATTGTGCAGGTTTATAACACAGAGACAGATGAGTGGGAGCGGGATCTGCATTTTCCAGAATCTTTCGCAGGAATAGCTTGTACGCCAATTGTACTTCCGCAAACCACCACCCAGCGCTAAGAGTTTGATCAACTCAAAGCACAAATTCTTTTCTATGTGTCCTATAAGGATAAAACGGATAGAATTGACTGAAAGGTTTTCCCTTGGGATGGAAAGGGGTCATTATTGTATGTCTTATGTGCTTTTAAACATGCAAAAGATTTAAGGCCTGTTCATTTTGGTGCAATTAAATGACACAGAATCATAAACGTTCTTAATGAACTTGTTGAGAACCTGACCATAGATTTGggcatttttgttgtttgccctTGTGTTCTTTGTTTGTACAATTCATATTCAGTAGGTACATGTCGGAACCCCTCATTAGGCCAAATAGGAAAAATGCCATGTCTTCATCCCGAATATCCAACACGATGTCATGACGATTCGAAACGATTTAATAGGTGGCTAATTTCTATGAATTCGTACTTATGcgtacatttaaagggatagtttgcccaaaaatgaaaattctgtcatcatttactagccctcttgtcatttcaaacctgtatgactggtgcttccacagaacacaaaagaagatattttgaagaaagttggtaaccaaacggcgccagtacccattcacttctattgtatgaacacaaaaccaaagcaagtgaatgggtgcaggttaacgacattcttcaaaatatcttcttttgtgttctgcggaagaaaaaaagtcatacaggtttgaaatgacaagagggtgagtaaatgatgacagaatatttggGAAATTTCATGTTAGATTTCATATAAATTTATGCAAAATCGCCAgtttgtaaaatagttatgttttCCGTGAGATCAGGTCGGAATGTCTTGTTTACTTGGATGTTACCAGAgacgttgaaaaacagagttacaACACTCGCATAGACGTCTATTGGAAGAATGGAATGCAGAAGTGACTCGCGTCATGGAGTGACCCATAGttccaaacactgcactgaagcccattcatttcagtgtctcCCAAATGCATTTGCTGTACAGTTGGTGAAATAACGAGATCTTACTAACTGACATGAAAGCATAAACCAATTGCAGGCACAAACTCTTCAACTGAATCTAATGTAATTTTTCATTATcttttgaaaaaagtttgattatttttattaattgtttagcacctaaaaaacaaaacataagccAAATAGCAGAGGGCCTAAGTCAACGTGACACAATGACGCAAACTTGATCCTGGTGAACTTGTTCTAAAACATAAAGTATCCAACTACTGTACATGCTTCTTGAGAAGTTGGCTCTGATGTCAGTGTGTACAAGTCAACAGCTGTGTGTACAGGGTAAGGTTGGCGTtatgtgtttgttctgttgtttttcttaaaaatgtgtttaatggaCCTTACAGTTTGTCTTGTGTTACGTAAAATTTGACTACACATTCCTTCTGCTCATGTTTTGTGGATAAAGCCCAGTGTCTCCTGAACTGAAGTTGACCGATTATCCCATGAGTTTTTATTGAAAACACAAATGGGTTGTTAATATCTCATATGGTGCACCTCAACCGTATGCATATTTATCATAACCTGTAGCtaaaacaccacacacacaacatttagTGGCAGCTAATGTTAACATGATCATACAATCATATATCATAAAGTattaatcatttattatattaatgaCCAAGAGTTCTCCGTTATGATAAGCAAAATTTGGTTGACTTTGGATCTGTTCTcagttttgtatattttttaaaataagacagTGTATCAGTTTGAACTGTTAAAGTGTCACAATGAGGATAAAAATAGATTACACTTTTTTTCTATTGAAACCATTTTTTTCTTAAGTTTTAATACATCAGGGAGCATTTGTAAAATAACACCCCATTGTGAGATATATGGTTATGATTTCACAAGAAACtaaaatttattttgttgtagCCATTTTGTATCTAATCATTACAAAAATGGAAATACTAACTGGGTAAAATAATTGTAGCCTTTGTCTAACAATTGTTTTTTCCACCAACTGAGCAAGCACATTTCATAATGCACTTGTAACGTAATgactgaaatattaaaaaggCATTTTTTGTATGAATTGGAAATTTCCACATTATATATGCAGAGAGATTGGATATGGAGCAGTGAGAGAAGCTTGTGGTCTTATTTTGATACTAAAACTAATACTTCCAGTCTTTTCTCTTAACTTTTTGTTGGCAGATTTTTCTTCCAATATATGAATGTGAAAAAAACTACTTAATCGATTAGTTCACTAAATAATGCAAAGTTTCTGTTAGTTTATGCACCCCCAGGCCATCCAAGATGTTGATGACAGTTTCTCCAGTACAACAGTAAGGAAGGAACCGTTTTCTGCCTAAACTGTGGTTCTTGGTCAGTCAAAGTCCTCAAAGAGTGAAAATAGCAGATACAGGCAACAAAAGAGTACTTAAAgaaagagttcacccaaaaatgaaaattctgtcttcagtTACTCACCCTTCATTCTGTGTAAATgtacagatatttggaagatatttggaagaatgcttgtaaccaaaacagttcttggaccctattgacgtagtaggaaaaattactttataaatgtctttgttcttttgaacacaaaagaagatattttgaagaatataggaaagcaaacagttctggggcacttt
This portion of the Triplophysa rosa linkage group LG20, Trosa_1v2, whole genome shotgun sequence genome encodes:
- the ddx49 gene encoding probable ATP-dependent RNA helicase DDX49, with translation MATFESLGLCDWLIQQCKQMGINRPTPVQEKCIPAILEGRDCMGCAKTGSGKTAAFVLPVLQKLSDDPYGVFCLVLTPTRELAYQIAEQFRALGKPLGLKDCIIVGGMDMVTQGLELSRMPHVVVATPGRLADHIRSSDTINLNKIQFLILDEADRLLEQGCTDFTKDLEVILSVVPAKRQTLLFSATLTDTLQQLQSIAMNKPFFWEHTSEVRTVEELDQRYILTPEKVKDAYLVHLIQKFQDEHADWSVIIFTNTCKNCQILTMMLREFNFPTITLHSMMKQRQRFANLAKFKSNVFKILVATDVAARGLDIPTVQVVINHNTPGLPKTYIHRVGRTARAGRNGVSITLVTQYDIHLVSAIEELIQAKLKEFTVEEKEVLKILTQVNVTRRQCEIKLEATDFDEKKNINKRKRMILEGKDPDLEEKRKHELDKMKRKEKLKGKTQEKHQKKKQQQKRT
- the klhl26 gene encoding kelch-like protein 26: MAESDGVELNRAQSSMADNKNSVLRCTFSAPSHSNTLLRGLSALRAQGQLLDVVLAIDNERFEVHKAVLASCSDYFRAMFTGGMKESNQDTIELKGLSARGLKHIIDFAYSSEVTLDLDCIQDVLGAAVFLQMVPVVDLCEEFLKSAMSVETCLNIGQMATTFSLSSLKKSVDAFTFRHFLQISQEEDFLHIPMERLVFFLQSNKLKNCSEIDLFHAAIRWLQHDESRRAAASEVLCHVRFPLMRSSELVDSVQTVSIMVEDVLCQQFLLKAFNYQILPFRQHDMQSARTSIRSDITSLITFGGTPYTDNDRSVSGKVFYLPDITARQFKELTEMEMGCSHACVSVLDNFVYVVGGQHLQYRSGEGAVDLCFRYDPHLNQWLRIQPMQESRIQFQLNVLHGLLYATGGRNRAGSMSSVECYCPRKNEWIYVDSLKRRIWGHAGATCGGKLYVSGGYGVSVEDKKTLHCYDPASDQWEFKCPMNEPRVLHAMISVNNRIYALGGRMDHVDRCFDVLAVEYYVPETDQWTTVSPMRAGQSEAGCCLLDKKIYIVGGYNWHLNNVTSIVQVYNTETDEWERDLHFPESFAGIACTPIVLPQTTTQR